In the Gemmatimonadaceae bacterium genome, CTCCTCACGCTCGGCGCCGATGATCTCGCGCCGCTGTATGAAAGCGGCGAGCTTGCCGGCGTGCGCGGTCTCGGGCCGGCGACGCTTGCCGTCGTGCGCGATTTAGTCGAGACGGGCGAGTCGCGCTACCTCGAGCAATTGCGCGAGTCCATGCCCGAGGGATTGCTCGAGATGCTCGACGTCCCGGGCATGACGCCGGCGAAGATTCACCGTGTGTACGAGGAGCTGCAGATTCAGACGGTCGAAGAGCTCGAGGCCGCGGCAACCGACGGTCGCCTGGCGAAGCTCACCAAGTTTGGACCCAAGACGGCGGCGAAAATTCTCAAGGGCATCGCCACCGCGCGCGAGCGTGGGACGCTGCGGCTGTATCATCACGCGGTCGTCGAGGCGCGCCAGCTTCTCGACGCGGTCCGCGGCCACCCCGACGTGACGCGCGCCGAGCTGGCGGGCGCGATTCGCCGCAAGGTCGAGGTGGCGTCGAGCGCGGACATCGTCGCGGCATGCGCGCGCGATCCCGCCGCGGTCGCGCAGTCGTTCGCACGACTCTCCGGCGTGCGCGAGTCGAACGGCGACGGGGCTCGCGTGTCGGTGCATTTCGTCGATGGAGCGCGGCTGGAATTGCATTGCGTGACGCCCGAGCATTTCGGTGTGGCACTGTGGCGCGCGACGGGAAATGCCGAGCATGTGGCCGAGGTGACGTCGGCCCTCGACGCGCGCGGCATCACGATCGACGGCGAGCGTTTGGTCGACGCGCACGGCCGCGAGATGACGATCGCGGACGAAACCGCCGTGTACCGCGCGGCCGGGCTGGGGTACATCGAGCCCGAGCTGCGCGAGGGAACCGGCGAGGTCGCCGCCGCGAAGAACGGTACGTTGCCGACTCTGCTCGACGACGGCGACATTCGCGGTGTGCTGCACTGCCACTCGTACTACTCGGACGGCAAGGCGTCGATCGCGGAGATGGCGCGCGCGGCGAAGGATCGCGGATGGAGCTACCTCGGCATTACAGATCACTCACAAGCGGCCTTCTACGCGGGCGGTCTGTCGCGCGAAAAGGTTCGGCAGCAGCACGGCGAGATCGACGAGGTGAACGCGACGCTCGACGGGTTCCGGGTGCTCAAGGGGATCGAAGCCGACATTCTCGCCGACGGCCAGCTCGACTACGGCGACGAGCTGCTCGACGAGTTTGATTTCGTGGTGGGCTCGATCCATTCGCGGTTCTCGATGGAACAGCGTGCGATGACCGACCGCGTATTGCGCGCCCTCGACGATCCTCGATTGACGATTCTGGCGCATCCGACGGGACGCCTGCTGCTGCACCGCGAGCCGTATGGCCTCGACGTCAACGCGGTGCTCGAGAAGGCGCGCGAGGTGGGAATCGCGGTCGAGCTCAACGCCGATCCGCATCGGCTCGACCTGGACTGGCGGCATCTGCGCCGCGCGAAGGAGCTTGGCGTGCCGGTGGAAATCGGGCCGGACGCCCATTCGACGAAAGGGCTCGACTACATGCACCTGGGCGTCGGCATCGCGCGCAAAGGGTGGCTCGAGCCGGGCGACGTGTTGAACACCCGGGACGCGAACGCCATCGTCGCCTTTGCGCGTGCGCGCCGAAACACTAAATAAAAAATACTAATGGCCACCCCGAAGCGGCCGCGCGCCAGAAAGCCGACGCCCGACTACGCGCGCGAGATCTACGATCGGCTCGCGCTGCACTATCCGGACGCGCGATGCGCGCTCGAGTACTCGACGCCGTTTCAGCTGCTCGTCGCGACGATTCTGAGCGCCCAATGCACCGACAAGCGGGTGAACATGGTCACGCCCGCGTTGTTCAAGAAGTATAAAACGCCGGCGGCGCTCGCGGCGGCGAATCCCGAGGAGCTCGAGGCGCTCATCAAATCCACGGGCTTCTTTCGCAACAAGACCAAGAGCCTGCTCGGCATGTCGCACGCGGTGGCCGAGCGGCACGGCGGCGCGGTGCCGCGGGAGATGGACGCGCTGGTGAAGCTCCCGGGCGTCGGACGAAAGACGGCGAACGTCGTGCTGGGAAACGCCTACGACATCAACGAAGGCGTCGTCGTCGATACGCACGTTGGACGCGTGAGCGCGCGGCTCGGACTCACGAAGCAAACGGATCCCGTGAAGGTCGAGCAGGATTTGGCGAAGCTCTTTCCGCGCGACCGCTGGACGATGCTCGCGCACCTGCTCATCGAGCATGGGCGCCAAATCTGCGAAGCGCGCCGTCCCAAGTGCGAGATTTGTTTCCTCAATGACCTTTGCCCGTCTTCCCGGGTATAGCGTTTCCCACCTCCGAACGAACGAAGGATTGCTCATACATGCAATTGAAAGTCGTCGCACTGCTTGTGACCGCGATCACCGTCGCGGCCTGCGCCAAGTCTGCTCCGGAGACCGAGCCCGCGCCGGACATCGTCGTGCAGCCCGCGACGAACGTCCGGGTTGCGCCGGGCGACGAGCCGGTCGCGCCTGGAGATTGTGTCGAGGCGGTGCGTCGCGCGGTCGCGAAGCCGGATCTCGCCGTCGATCGAATTCCGGCGCCGGTTCTCGCGAAGCCGGCGGCGCTGCAGCGTCCGCCGCGCACGGCGCTGCGTAAGGACGGCAGCGCGGACGTGAAGGTCGACGTCCTCATCGATACGCTCGGCAAAGCCGACATGTCGACGTTCAAGGTCGTGACGACCTCGAGCAAATGGCTCGCCGACAACGTCAAGGGCGTGATCGGCAAATGGAAGTTCGAGCCCGCCCAGCTCGCGGGCTGCAAGGTCCCGCGCGTGTACCATTTCATGGCGTCGGCGCCGGCACGGAAGAAGTAGCGGGCGCCACCACGCCCGCATAGCTTTCGCGCATGTCAAAGACCGCCACCTTCGAAACGAACAAGGGCCAGATCGTCGCCGACCTGTACGACAAGGAAGCACCAAAGACGGTCGAGAATTTCGAGAAGCTCGCCAACGAGGGCTTCTACGACGGCGTGAAGTTCCACCGCGTGATTCCAGACTTCGTCGTCCAGGGCGGTGACCCGCTGTCGCGCGACCTGCCTCCCGGCGATCCGCGCATCGGTACCGGCGGCCCCGGCTGGAAGATCAAGTGCGAGACCGCCGGCAATCCGCACAAGCACGAAGTCGGTTCTCTCTCGATGGCCCATGCCGGCAAGGATACCGGCGGCAGCCAGTTCTTCATGGTGTTGAGCGAGGCCAACACGCGCCATCTGAACGGCGTGCACACCGTGTTCGGCAAGATCACGAAGGGCCTCGACGTCATGAAGCAGATCACGAAGAATGACGTCATGAACTCCGTCCGCGTTTCCTGACAATGGCTCACGAACACGACACTCACGTGCACGCGCACGGCTCCGACCGGAAAGCGGCATTCCTCGGTCTCATCATCGGCGTCATCGTCCTCTTCGCGATCGTTCGCACGATCATCGCCCTGACGAACGCCAGATACTCGCACGAGCGCCCGGCCGCCGAAGCCACCAAGTAGGCCGTTCCAGCACCTTCTCCCTTGCCGGGGGCGAGTACGGCGCGCAAGATAGCGCATGAAATACTCGGCCCTCCGTAACTACGTCGGCGGCGACTTCGTGACGCCCGCCGCCGACCGCCCGTTCCTCGACGTCTACAATCCCGCCAGCGGCGCCGTGATCTCGCGCGTGCCGATGTCCGCCGCGGCCGACGTCGATGCCGCGGTGAAAGCCGCGCAGGCCGCATTGCCCGCCTGGTCCGCGACGCCGATCAAGGAACGCGTTCAGGTTTTTTATCGATACAAGACGCTTCTCGAGCAGCACATCGACGAGCTCGCGGCGCTCGTCACCGAAGAGAACGGCAAGATCGAAAGCGAAGCGCGCGCCGAGATACTGAAGTCGGCGGAGCTGACGGAGTTCGCGTGTTCGCTGCCGCAGATCATCACCGGCGAGGTGCTCGAGGTGAGCCGCGGCGTCGAGTGTCGCGTCGAGCGATATCCCGTCGGTGTCGTCGCGTCGATCACGCCATTCAACTTTCCGAATATGGTCCCCAACTGGTCGATCCCGAACGCGGTCGCCTTGGGCAATTGCATGATTCTCAAGCCGTCCGAGCTCGTGCCGATCAGCGCGGGACGGATCGCCGAGTTGCTGAAGGAGGCGGGGTTGCCCGCGGGCGTGCTGCAGGTGGTGCATGGCGGCCAGGACGCGGTCGAAGCGATTTGCGATCATCCGGGCATCGCGGCGGTGTCCTTCGTAGGCTCCACGCGCGTCGCAAAGATCGTCTACAAGCGCGCCACCGCGAACCTCAAGCGCTGTCTCGCGCTTGGCGGCGCGAAGAATCATCTCATCGTGATGCCCGATGCGGATCGCGAGATGGCGGCGACGAACATCGTCGCGTCGATGTCGGGCTGCGCGGGCCAACGCTGCATGGCGGCGTCGGTGATGGTCGGCGTGTCGAAGGTGGATCACATCATTGAGCGCATGGTTGAAGTCGCGAGCGCGATGGTGCCGGGCAAGGACATCGGACCGGTGATCACCGCGGCGGCGCGCGAGCGGATTTCGCGCTACATCGACGAAGCGGAAGCGGCGGGCGCGAAGGTGCTCGTCGACGGACGCAAGACGGTGGTGCCGGGACGCGAAAGCGGCTTCTATCTCGGTCCGACGATCATCGACTACGTGACGCCGGACATGCGCATCGCGCAGGAAGAAGTCTTCGGGCCGGTGTTGGTGATCGTGCGCGCGCGTGACGTGGACGAGGCGCTGCACGTCGAGAACGCATCGCCGTACGGGAACGCGGCGTCGGTGTTCACCGAGAGCGGCGGTGTCGCGCGGTACGTGATGGAGCA is a window encoding:
- a CDS encoding CoA-acylating methylmalonate-semialdehyde dehydrogenase, which produces MKYSALRNYVGGDFVTPAADRPFLDVYNPASGAVISRVPMSAAADVDAAVKAAQAALPAWSATPIKERVQVFYRYKTLLEQHIDELAALVTEENGKIESEARAEILKSAELTEFACSLPQIITGEVLEVSRGVECRVERYPVGVVASITPFNFPNMVPNWSIPNAVALGNCMILKPSELVPISAGRIAELLKEAGLPAGVLQVVHGGQDAVEAICDHPGIAAVSFVGSTRVAKIVYKRATANLKRCLALGGAKNHLIVMPDADREMAATNIVASMSGCAGQRCMAASVMVGVSKVDHIIERMVEVASAMVPGKDIGPVITAAARERISRYIDEAEAAGAKVLVDGRKTVVPGRESGFYLGPTIIDYVTPDMRIAQEEVFGPVLVIVRARDVDEALHVENASPYGNAASVFTESGGVARYVMEHASAGMVGVNVGVPVPREPFSFGGWNESKFGVGDITGRGSIEFWTQAKKMTTKWNKEAGVNWMS
- a CDS encoding peptidylprolyl isomerase; amino-acid sequence: MSKTATFETNKGQIVADLYDKEAPKTVENFEKLANEGFYDGVKFHRVIPDFVVQGGDPLSRDLPPGDPRIGTGGPGWKIKCETAGNPHKHEVGSLSMAHAGKDTGGSQFFMVLSEANTRHLNGVHTVFGKITKGLDVMKQITKNDVMNSVRVS
- the polX gene encoding DNA polymerase/3'-5' exonuclease PolX is translated as MDSRTAAHVLSQIAAYLELKGENTFKCRAYVGAAKGLLTLGADDLAPLYESGELAGVRGLGPATLAVVRDLVETGESRYLEQLRESMPEGLLEMLDVPGMTPAKIHRVYEELQIQTVEELEAAATDGRLAKLTKFGPKTAAKILKGIATARERGTLRLYHHAVVEARQLLDAVRGHPDVTRAELAGAIRRKVEVASSADIVAACARDPAAVAQSFARLSGVRESNGDGARVSVHFVDGARLELHCVTPEHFGVALWRATGNAEHVAEVTSALDARGITIDGERLVDAHGREMTIADETAVYRAAGLGYIEPELREGTGEVAAAKNGTLPTLLDDGDIRGVLHCHSYYSDGKASIAEMARAAKDRGWSYLGITDHSQAAFYAGGLSREKVRQQHGEIDEVNATLDGFRVLKGIEADILADGQLDYGDELLDEFDFVVGSIHSRFSMEQRAMTDRVLRALDDPRLTILAHPTGRLLLHREPYGLDVNAVLEKAREVGIAVELNADPHRLDLDWRHLRRAKELGVPVEIGPDAHSTKGLDYMHLGVGIARKGWLEPGDVLNTRDANAIVAFARARRNTK
- the nth gene encoding endonuclease III, coding for MATPKRPRARKPTPDYAREIYDRLALHYPDARCALEYSTPFQLLVATILSAQCTDKRVNMVTPALFKKYKTPAALAAANPEELEALIKSTGFFRNKTKSLLGMSHAVAERHGGAVPREMDALVKLPGVGRKTANVVLGNAYDINEGVVVDTHVGRVSARLGLTKQTDPVKVEQDLAKLFPRDRWTMLAHLLIEHGRQICEARRPKCEICFLNDLCPSSRV